The window TGCTTCCAAATCTATGTAGCTGCATCCACATAGCCTCCCATGATCCATACCACCTTGAATGCTCTACTGCTATAGAAGATCTTCCCTTTGGTGGTGTCAAGTAAATAAGATTTTCTTGCAGAGCTTGATGACAATAAATACAGTTTCAAATCCCTCCTTAGGTTttaggtgtggttttttttttaagtaaaagcaCTTTCCACCTATTCATGGAAAAGGCTCCCTCCACGTGATATTGTTGAACCCGCATTTTCTTTCAGAGAAGTGCCTGGAATTCAAAAAGCCAAACCCATCCTATAAGGCCTCTTCCTCTGAATCATGATCGCTGTCTTGCTTGGTAAGTCTCTCAAGCTCTTCTCCATCCTGttaaaacaaagacaaaaaaGGGAGAACGTGAAGGGGGGAAAAGGCACACacaaatatgaagctgcctcacttagtcagatcactggtccatctaactcagtactctGACTAGCAAATGGCCCTGTGGTTTCAAACACAGGAATCTTTCCATTCTTACCTGGTGCACTGGGACCCATTGCAACCCTAACCCATACTGTGGAAATAAAACATTATGCCATTCTTTCTTTTCTAATTATTTATCTGCACCAATATATGCGGAATTTGATTTCAGTAATGGGACAATAAAATTCATTTTCTCTATGCTGCGCATCTTTCTGTAACAGCAACACAGAGAGGTGAAAAGAAATGAAAGTAGCAAGCAGGGCAACTTCTGACAATCTGTGCTCATGAATAGACTCATTATTATGAATAGACTATTCATTATGAATAGACTCAGTATCACTCCACATAACTTTGAGAGCTGCATCTCGGAACAGGATGTTCATGGATGCATGTAAgtaaattgtgccgtcgagtcagtttcgactcctggcaaccacagagccctgtggttgcctttagtagaatacaggaggagtttaccattgcctcctcccacgcagtgtgagatgatgcctttcagcaccttcctatattgctgatgcccaatataggcgtttcccatattctgggaaacataccagcagggattcaaaccggcaacctctggcttgctagtcaagtcatttccccactgcgccattacattttaccttttaaaaaaaaatttttttttttaatatatcccgctctttctccaaggagcccagagcggtttactacatacttaggtttctcctcacaacaaccctgtgaagtaggttaggctgcgagagaagtgactggcccagagtcacccagctagtatcatggccgaatggggatttgaacttgggtctccccggtcctagtccagcactctagccactacaccacgctggctcattaggTGGCATGTAGGAAATGCTGAAGTCCCTTCTCCACTCTATGTGGAGGCATTCATATAATCACAAGTGTTTGCCCATCAGCTTAAAAATCATTGCACATTTCTAATTGTAAATAGTACCCTCTGCTGGTTAATATCTTGAATAGCAGAGCCAAAATTCAGCAGAGTTAAGTGTAATTCAGCCCATATCAAGTGGCAAGGAGAGGACCAGACTAGATGCAAAATAGGAGATCCGTTATTAGGATctacttccttaaaaaaaaaaaaaaggcaattgGGAGCCAATCAGATCTGGACCCCAGCACTAACTGTGGGGTGGCTttaatagacacacacacacacacccgccgccgTTTCTTCCAGTCAAGGGAGGTGGGAATTTAATTGGGGAAATGTCATGGGGTGGAATGGTTATATCCCCCTTCCCCTCGATCCAACTCAGAGGCCACCACAGCTGCTCTTCACTGGCCATTGGGGAGGGGCAGAGAAGGGGATGATTTGATTATGTATCTCCCTCTGGTGTCATGTCTAGTTCAGCCCCAAAGGGACAAAGGTCACCCTGGGCCTTGCAAGATTTAACTCTGCATTAGATTAGGGCCAGCATATTTGGTCATTTTTCAGCTCAAGAGAATACAAAGGCTGTTCTTCAGTTAGCAAAACCAGAACTGTATTTGGAAGCTGCAGAATAAgccttatttgttttttaatgccCACTGCAATTACATGCAAACAAAATTGCATGTTGCATGCAAACATCTGCTCCCAGAAAAGCTGAACTCTTCTCAGTCACAGTGACCAGAGAAAGTTAtgctattaaaacaaaacaaaaaaatatgcAATTGTTTTGCATAGTTTTATTGATTCAAATTGTTTGAATCAATTTTACTGATTCCAAAAATTAGATTACCATACATTCCTAAAATGCTTTCACTGTTGAAAAAGAGGGGTGACTGCTCAGGACAAAGCCACACATTCCAGAAGGGGTACTTTGTCCTAATTACACATAAGCACAAGAGCTTTGGTAGGATATGGAAAAGAGTTCATAGTGGTGGGTATGTAgtatgaggtgggggggggggcagcactgGCAAAAAGAAACAACCCTTTTACTCCAGTGTTGCGAACAAACTTTACCCCCTGCAATGAAACAGGAACTGCCCATTAGCCAAATTGGGCCAGCACTCCACCCAGAAAAGCTGCTACATGGTACAGATGTGCTGCATTATACATttctatctcactcttcctccaaggagcccagagcagcgtatATGGTTGTATGTATCCCCacaaccctatgaagtaagttaggctgagagagaagtgactggcccagagtcagccagtgagtttcatggctgaacggggatttgaattcgggtctccctggtcctagtccaacactctagccgagggctgcacaacttcggcacTCCAGCtgctgactaaaactcccatcaccccctgtcacagtggccaatcgtcagtgatgatgggagttgtaggccaagacCTTCGGAAGGGCTGAaaatgtgcagccctgctctgttcactacaccatgctggctctcaagcATTAACTGAACAGAACCGATAACTCAAGGCTGACTGAACAGACACATTTttgaggcaggaagagagaaaaaCGGTATTTGTGGCCCCTTGCACATCCCGTTGCAGCAGGAGCAACCCCACTTCCCGGTGCCAACACCATTTCTTGAGCATGTCTCTACAGTGAGGAGGCTAGTAAGTTTTTGCAGAGCTGAGGGGGACAGAGCCATACATTTGCCAGGGACAGGATGCTGCTTTTGCCACTGTGGTCCTACcaagcagccacagtggctggtgTTCCCCCTAAGGCGGATGCCCGGactttgttgactacaactcccataatcaacatctgggcatccctcttagagggaacataggaagcggccatatactgagtcagaccctaggtccatccagctcagtattgtcttcacagactggcagcgacttctccaaggttgcaggcaggaatctctttcagccctatcttggagaagccagggagggaacttggagcctagatgctcttcccagagcagctctatcccctaaggggaatatcttacagtgctcacacttctagtctcccattcatatgcaaccagggcagacgctgcatggctaaggggacaagtcatgcttgctaccacaagaccagctctcctctcaacacTGGCAGTGGTGGGACAAGCCAACACTGCCCATTCAACAGTCTTGGAAGAAGACATTTCAAAGCCTTACCCCGCTGGAACGTTCCCATGCACCTCCGCCAAATTTGCTTCTCTCCCACTGAGAAGTGTATTCCACGGATCGAGGGCTGCTGCAATGGTAGATAAATATAGACAAAAGAACCACTGGAGCTTCCAAGAAAAACTCCAGAGAAGGCTTGAAGTCAAAGACAAAGACAGACACAGTGGTGATGATCACGGTAGTAACCTGCGCGGTCAGGACATGGAACATGTTGTCTCGGAACTTCAATATGAAAGCCACCGAGAGCCCAAGGAAGGCAGTGACAAAAATAAGGGCCACAGAGAATGCATTGTGGCCATAGAAGAAGCCACAGTATTCTATCTGCCGTCGGCGTTCAGGGCGGAGGCTCAGCATCAAAGCATTGAACATCGCTCCAAAGAGATATAGCTTGGTGTTCTGGACAAAGATGTTCTCACTAAACTGGCCTCCTTCTTTTAATATCTTTTCATTGTAGATGTTGGCCAAGGCAGAGATAAAGCACTGCAAGAGTATGAGTACATGTCCAAGACCAAGCGGAAGCTTTCTCAGAGCTCCTGAGGCAGCAACGGTGATGTTCCACCTGAAGGTGGGAAAGTGCCATGCTGCCGTGCAGttttctcctccccagcactcccCCTCTGGCTTGGTGTATGGTAGGCAACTGTTTGAATGGGAGAAAAAGCTGTCGTGGTGAAATCCATGCACATTCAAGCTATGTTCGTTGTTTCCTGCCCCTGCAGTCAAAGCTACGATAGACAGGAACAAAATCAGCAGAGATGCCCACTGCACCCAGGAAACCTGCCGTCTGTGTGTAGACAAGAAAGATTCTTTCAGTGTACATGGACAGGCATGAAACAACCCAACAAGTGAAACCCAAAGCAACATAAGTGTCAGGTGAGGCACTGGTGTGTATGCCCCCCGCCTCTCTCTCAGACCAGGGTTCCCAGCAATCAAGCTCCCACATCTGACTTCCCACACTACTGGAACTCTGTTTTCACTGCACACCAGTAGACTGAGCTCTTAATTCAAGGATGCCTTCTAGGTTTCTTTACTGGCTTGTCTGATTCCAAGGGTCAATGCAGATTTAATAAGccctccagggattctcaacgttgggtcctcaggtgttattggacttcaactcccataatccctaaccaaaggactctggagctggggattatgggagttgacgtccaataacatctggggacccaacgttgagaaaccctgctctagagccctgggaacataggaagttgtcatatactgagtcagaccattggtccatctagctcagtattgtctcctcagactgacagcggcttctccaaggttgcgggcaggagtcactctcagccctatttggagatgccagagagggaacttggaaccttctacatgtaagtatgcagatgttcttcccagagcagctccatcccctaaggggaatattttacagtgctcacatgtagtctcccattcaaatgcaaccagggtggaccctgcttagcaaaggggacaattcatgcatatttttatttcataCCACCCTGAGTTCTGATTTTTGGaagaaaggaggtatataaatctaataaataaatacaaacttgCATGTATGATGTTGGTGGCAGAATCTGTAACTCCTGAGTCAGGCTTATTTGCAGACTAATCCCACACATGTTTAATTCAAATAGAAGTCCCACCAAGTTCAATGGGACCTATAACCGCCCTGAAcaatttttggaaggccggtatagaaatcgaataaatcaataacaacaa of the Hemicordylus capensis ecotype Gifberg chromosome 3, rHemCap1.1.pri, whole genome shotgun sequence genome contains:
- the SLC35A5 gene encoding probable UDP-sugar transporter protein SLC35A5, whose translation is MESKCCSQPNRWLKSAMYTILLGGAFVTLGSSRILLMKYSANEENKYDYLPATVNVCSELVKLVLCLVMALWVTRKGGYSHSGFGCSSWRQFCSYVKWSIPAFLYFLDNLIVFYVMSYLQPAMAVLFSNFVIITTALLFRIVLKRQVSWVQWASLLILFLSIVALTAGAGNNEHSLNVHGFHHDSFFSHSNSCLPYTKPEGECWGGENCTAAWHFPTFRWNITVAASGALRKLPLGLGHVLILLQCFISALANIYNEKILKEGGQFSENIFVQNTKLYLFGAMFNALMLSLRPERRRQIEYCGFFYGHNAFSVALIFVTAFLGLSVAFILKFRDNMFHVLTAQVTTVIITTVSVFVFDFKPSLEFFLEAPVVLLSIFIYHCSSPRSVEYTSQWERSKFGGGAWERSSGDGEELERLTKQDSDHDSEEEAL